In the Streptomyces sp. SJL17-4 genome, AGCGGGCGGACGAGCTCGAAGGACTCGCCGCCGTCCGCCGACCGGAACAGCGCGGCCGGCTCCGTCCCCGCGTACACGACGCCGGGGGAGTGCTCCGGTGCCGGGTGGAGCTGCCAGACGCGCTCCAGGGAGGCGCCGGTGTCCTCGGGGAACTTCACGGCGGGCCGCGCCGGTTCGGTCCAGGTCCTGCCGAGGTCGTCGGAGTGGAAGACGGACGGCCCCCAGTGGGCGCTGTCCCCGCCCACGAGCAGCCGCGGCGTCGGCCATCGGGTGTCGATGGCGACCGAGTAGACCGCCTGCGCGGGGAAGGCCGGATCGTCGAACTCCCATCGGCCGTCGTGCCTGCGGCCGATGAAGAGCCCCTTGCGGGTGCCTACGGTGAGGAGTACGTCGGGCATGGATGCCACCTCCAGGACGCCGTTGTCGCGGATACGGGCCAGTCTGCACCCGGCCACTGACAACGGCTGCCGGACACTCCCGGGGGCTCCCGCGCCCCTGCCGTACGAAGGCGGTCCAGGGGCCGGCGGTCACCCTTCGGGTTGCTCAGATCGCCCAGGCGTACTGCGGCGGCGCCGCGTGCGTCGAGGCGCCCAGGTCGCGGGCGGCGCGGCGGGCCCAGGAGGCGTCGCGCAGCAGCTCGCGGCCGAGGAGGACCGCGTCCGCCTCGCCGTTGGCGACGATCTTCTCGGCCTGGTCGCTCTCGGTGATCAGGCCGACGGCGGCCACCGGCAGCCCGGTCTCGGCCTTGACGCGGGCGGCGAAGGGCACCTGGTAGCCGGGGCCCACCGGGATCTCGGCCGGTCCGCCGTTGCCGCCGCTGGAGACGTCGAGGAGGTCGACGCCGTGCTCGCGGAGGAGCGCGGCGAACCGTACGGTCTCGTCGACCGTCCAGCCCTGCTCCTCCAGCCAGTCGGTGGCCGAGATGCGGAAGAAGACGGGCAGCTCCTCGGGCCACACGGACCGCACGGCGTCGACGACCTCCAGGGCGAGCCGGGTCCGGTTCTCGAAGGAACCGCCGTACGCGTCGGTGCGGTGGTTGCTGTGCGGGGAGAGGAACTCGCCGATCAGATAGCCGTGGGCGCCGTGCACCTCGATGACCTGGAAGCCGGCGTCCAGCGCGCGGCGGGCCGCGTCCGCGAACTGCCCGGTGATCTCCCGG is a window encoding:
- a CDS encoding NADH:flavin oxidoreductase/NADH oxidase, whose protein sequence is MSVALFEPYTLRSLTVPNRVWMAPMCQYSAEMTGPNAGVATDWHFAHYASRATGGTGLILVEATAVAAEGRISPADLGLWNDTQTEALRRIATFLKDHGTVPGIQIGHAGRKASTKRPWEGRGPVPEGGPGWQPVAPSPVEFAEGYPVPTELTVDRIREITGQFADAARRALDAGFQVIEVHGAHGYLIGEFLSPHSNHRTDAYGGSFENRTRLALEVVDAVRSVWPEELPVFFRISATDWLEEQGWTVDETVRFAALLREHGVDLLDVSSGGNGGPAEIPVGPGYQVPFAARVKAETGLPVAAVGLITESDQAEKIVANGEADAVLLGRELLRDASWARRAARDLGASTHAAPPQYAWAI